A section of the Ferrimicrobium sp. genome encodes:
- the menB gene encoding 1,4-dihydroxy-2-naphthoyl-CoA synthase: MEEFAWESRGEYTDIRFEVLDGIAKITINRPEVRNAFRPQTLFELQRAFEIARDDSSIGVVILTGEGPLAFCSGGDQRIRGDDGYIGDDAVAQQGIGRLNVLDLQIQIRRLPKPVIAMVAGYAIGGGHVLHLVCDLTIAADNARFGQTGPRVGSFDGGYGAGLLARTVGMKKAKEIWFLCRQYDADEALRMGLVNTVVPLERLEAETVQWCREILALSPLALRLLKASFNAADEGLAGIQQLAGDATMLFYMSDEAQEGRDAYLAKRRPAFDQFPRRP; the protein is encoded by the coding sequence ATGGAAGAGTTCGCATGGGAATCGAGAGGTGAGTACACCGATATTCGGTTTGAGGTGCTTGATGGGATCGCCAAGATCACGATCAACCGCCCTGAGGTGCGCAATGCGTTCCGTCCACAGACGCTGTTCGAACTACAGCGTGCCTTCGAGATCGCGAGGGATGACTCGAGTATTGGCGTCGTCATTTTGACGGGTGAGGGCCCGCTCGCCTTCTGCTCCGGTGGTGATCAGCGTATTCGCGGCGATGATGGCTACATCGGCGATGATGCGGTCGCTCAGCAGGGGATCGGAAGGCTCAATGTGCTGGATCTCCAGATCCAGATCCGACGCCTTCCCAAACCCGTCATCGCCATGGTGGCTGGATACGCCATCGGTGGTGGCCATGTGCTCCACCTCGTCTGTGATCTCACCATCGCCGCAGATAATGCGCGCTTTGGCCAAACAGGCCCTCGTGTGGGTAGTTTCGATGGTGGCTATGGAGCTGGACTTTTGGCCCGGACGGTGGGTATGAAAAAAGCCAAGGAGATCTGGTTTCTCTGCCGCCAATACGACGCCGATGAGGCGTTACGTATGGGCTTGGTCAACACGGTCGTTCCGCTGGAGCGCCTCGAGGCCGAGACGGTGCAGTGGTGTCGAGAGATTCTTGCCCTCTCACCACTCGCTCTGCGGTTGCTGAAGGCCTCCTTCAACGCCGCTGACGAGGGATTGGCAGGGATCCAGCAGCTCGCCGGGGATGCCACGATGTTGTTCTATATGTCAGATGAGGCCCAGGAGGGGCGAGATGCCTATCTGGCCAAACGCCGACCAGCCTTTGATCAGTTTCCACGACGGCCCTGA